The genomic window cggcccggcctTCGTACCACGCCTGCGCAGGCGCGGGGCGGCTATGTCGGCCGCCGTAGAGCGGCGTTTGGCCGAGTTCCGCGCCGCCCGCGGTAgcgccgctgctgccgccttgccgcgccccgcggggcggccggAAAAGGCCGCGGCTCCAGAGGCCGCCGAGGGACAGCGGGCCGCCGCGgcgggcccgggcggcggcgcccAGGTGAGCGGCGAGgtgggcggggcggggcggggcgggggtgtGTGGCGGCGGGTCGGTGCCTGACGCCACGTCTCGCTGCTGCCTCCACAGGCCCctcccggcggggcggcggcggcggcggctccggtGTGGGCGCGTCCGCTGCTGCTGAAGGTGCTGCTGTGGGCGGTGCTGCTGGCGCTGTTCgcggagctggagctggggctgccc from Gavia stellata isolate bGavSte3 chromosome 2, bGavSte3.hap2, whole genome shotgun sequence includes these protein-coding regions:
- the SAYSD1 gene encoding SAYSvFN domain-containing protein 1, whose product is MSAAVERRLAEFRAARGSAAAAALPRPAGRPEKAAAPEAAEGQRAAAAGPGGGAQAPPGGAAAAAAPVWARPLLLKVLLWAVLLALFAELELGLPYFLISLLYWMYAGTRGPAERRRGELSAYSVFNPGCAAIAGTLTAEQLERELHYRPAAGR